A window of the Candidatus Aegiribacteria sp. genome harbors these coding sequences:
- a CDS encoding class I SAM-dependent methyltransferase — protein sequence MNTSDILHVLQPFVLPGVDGSRGRAMDWSSLPREKTECILCGSSSKKLLSVQNSWPVVRCRECGLVYLSERPAEKALTDIYSKSYYEDGDVGYKGYIGTFEKYHDTFMKIFNKRHKDLLHHARGKRLLEIGCAYGFLLDYLREREWEVTGVEISPLSSAFARNELNLNVHTGSVESPYLEEHSYDIILLLDVLEHLHRPFDVLNRIKKLLAPEGILVVQCPWELYHWEEIAEALLRGMKPGTIEPDSVPAHLYFFQPRTLEAVLRKGGFRILARQSGNYGSIRRLVNPPAISLRNPLKGFFRFVYFRLGLQCFLYEAARLVRLGSGIIRYAVSDSENSTQ from the coding sequence TTGAACACATCTGATATTCTTCACGTTTTACAGCCGTTCGTACTCCCGGGAGTTGACGGATCAAGGGGAAGGGCGATGGACTGGAGCAGTTTACCAAGAGAAAAGACAGAATGTATCCTCTGCGGATCCAGTTCAAAAAAACTTCTCAGCGTACAGAATTCATGGCCGGTTGTTCGCTGCAGAGAATGCGGTCTCGTATATCTTTCAGAGAGACCAGCTGAAAAGGCTCTTACCGATATATACAGCAAATCCTATTACGAAGATGGAGATGTCGGATACAAGGGTTACATTGGAACATTTGAAAAATATCATGACACGTTCATGAAGATCTTCAACAAACGTCACAAAGATCTTCTTCATCATGCCAGGGGAAAGCGGCTCCTTGAGATCGGCTGCGCATATGGATTTCTCCTTGATTATCTCCGCGAAAGAGAATGGGAAGTGACAGGCGTTGAAATAAGTCCTCTTTCTTCAGCATTCGCCCGGAATGAACTGAATCTGAATGTGCATACAGGGAGTGTTGAATCCCCTTACCTCGAAGAGCACTCCTACGATATAATTCTTTTGCTTGATGTCCTTGAACATCTTCACAGACCCTTTGATGTGCTCAACCGGATAAAAAAACTGCTTGCCCCCGAAGGTATTCTGGTTGTGCAGTGTCCATGGGAGCTTTATCACTGGGAGGAGATCGCTGAAGCTCTTCTCAGGGGAATGAAACCCGGTACTATCGAACCGGATTCGGTACCTGCCCATCTCTACTTCTTCCAGCCCCGGACCCTTGAGGCTGTTCTGAGAAAGGGAGGGTTCAGAATCCTTGCAAGACAGTCGGGGAATTACGGTTCTATCAGGAGACTGGTCAATCCACCTGCAATCAGTTTGCGCAATCCTTTAAAGGGATTTTTCCGTTTTGTCTATTTCCGGCTTGGTCTGCAGTGTTTTCTTTATGAAGCAGCAAGATTAGTGCGTCTTGGAAGCGGCATTATCAGATACGCCGTATCTGACAGTGAGAATTCAACGCAATGA
- a CDS encoding RNA polymerase sigma factor RpoD/SigA, with protein sequence MATKRTEGRSLELYLREIGSKETLSSAEEASLAQRIRSGEQEALNELTEANLRFVVSIAKQYANQGVALEDLINEGNVGLIRAAKGFDESKGCRFITYAVWWIRQAILQALAEQSRIVRLPLNRVGELYKMGRAARELGHSLGRNPSTNEIADELDVSRGDVEGMMSIHSTHLSLDSPVYEGSDKTFQEMISDDDDIPPDEAVVQTAMKRSVSGMLDILDQRERTIIQLFFGINTDRRHTLAEIGRTMGISRERVRQLKNRAISKLNDKTDSKNLLLYLK encoded by the coding sequence TTGGCAACAAAGCGTACAGAAGGAAGATCACTGGAACTGTACCTTAGAGAAATAGGTAGTAAAGAAACACTTTCCTCAGCGGAGGAGGCTTCCCTTGCCCAACGCATCCGTTCGGGAGAACAGGAAGCCCTCAACGAACTTACAGAAGCTAATCTCAGGTTCGTAGTCAGTATCGCAAAGCAGTACGCGAACCAGGGAGTTGCCCTGGAAGACCTTATCAACGAGGGGAATGTTGGACTGATAAGGGCCGCGAAGGGATTCGATGAAAGCAAGGGATGCCGCTTTATAACCTATGCGGTCTGGTGGATAAGACAGGCTATTCTTCAGGCTCTTGCGGAGCAGTCAAGAATAGTTCGTCTTCCGTTGAATCGTGTTGGAGAATTATACAAAATGGGCCGTGCAGCAAGAGAACTCGGACATTCTCTCGGCAGGAATCCTTCAACGAATGAGATTGCCGATGAACTTGACGTATCCAGGGGTGATGTTGAAGGAATGATGTCGATACACAGTACGCACCTTTCCCTTGACAGCCCTGTTTACGAAGGTAGTGACAAGACTTTCCAGGAGATGATCTCCGACGACGATGATATTCCGCCCGATGAAGCAGTAGTCCAGACTGCCATGAAGAGAAGCGTTTCGGGAATGCTGGACATTCTTGATCAGCGCGAAAGAACGATAATCCAGCTGTTCTTCGGGATAAACACTGATAGAAGACATACACTTGCGGAGATAGGAAGAACGATGGGCATAAGCCGTGAGAGAGTACGGCAACTGAAGAACAGGGCTATTTCCAAACTTAACGACAAAACCGACAGTAAAAACCTGCTCCTTTACCTGAAATAG
- a CDS encoding zinc-ribbon domain-containing protein gives MIVTCPSCNCKYNIPEKKIGDSPKRFRCRKCSEIFIINPPKSGMVGTAEVPLEDDTPEQRAARFARVLASDILIYNQDLIDEAREDGNLPEVMNQEIQKSWDLWKSRFPEQSESNPDIFSDALNQYLADGEKVFRSQDYS, from the coding sequence ATGATAGTGACCTGTCCCAGTTGTAACTGTAAATACAATATTCCCGAAAAAAAGATCGGAGACTCGCCGAAACGTTTTCGATGCAGAAAATGTTCAGAGATCTTTATTATCAATCCTCCAAAAAGTGGAATGGTAGGAACAGCAGAGGTACCTCTCGAGGATGATACTCCGGAACAGAGAGCTGCAAGATTTGCGAGAGTTCTTGCAAGCGATATACTTATTTATAACCAGGATCTGATAGATGAAGCCCGAGAAGACGGAAACCTGCCCGAGGTTATGAATCAGGAGATTCAGAAATCCTGGGATTTATGGAAAAGCAGATTTCCAGAGCAAAGTGAAAGTAATCCTGATATCTTCAGCGATGCGCTGAATCAGTACCTTGCCGATGGAGAAAAGGTTTTCAGAAGCCAGGACTACTCCTGA
- the pilQ gene encoding type IV pilus secretin PilQ — translation MRLLTVCSLLLLLALPAAAYRVTDISVVPSGDVTLVTITADDAISYERFLLTDPMRIVLDIGDAVHSLPSMDYSINRGGVLSIRTSQYKAPPEGIVRLIIDVNGELLNYSASLDGRQLILEMQTDPTGIPFAAWSATSEYVVPVITGGDVAPLSSPAHSTLSGQSIMTSSRGIRISEGHREVDDGFPVEWSGVGGRSITIDVVDASLRTVLRAISDVSGLNIMLPEDYTASVTARLHNVGWRDALTAILNSQGLVASMQGNVLRVMPRESFYTEINQMASTRHERENLQDLQTEIFVIRYATAESVNSALATALSERGQISVDNRTNSVIITDIPYKLEEVGRLLPVLDSPTAQVMIEAKLVEIDASYANEMGIDWSLGNLARSNNLARGSASSNGLAVGDPTGSISFGTITSMFDVNATLSMLESQNHAHILSEPRIAIIDNMTGTVMSGKEIPLTLKDQSNNVYISMYSIGVELTVTPHINADNNVTLELNPVVSELSGEATSAQQPIILTQSANTTLMIDDGSTAVIGGIMRSKRTTVRRAIPILGHIPLLGNLLFSYNSEREDSTELVIFVTPHIIRPY, via the coding sequence ATGCGTCTGTTAACTGTATGTAGTCTCCTATTGCTGCTGGCATTGCCGGCGGCAGCGTACAGGGTTACCGATATCTCGGTAGTACCCAGCGGCGACGTAACCCTGGTTACAATAACCGCCGATGATGCGATTTCGTACGAGAGATTCTTATTGACCGATCCGATGAGGATCGTTCTGGATATTGGCGATGCTGTGCATTCGCTCCCCTCTATGGACTATTCCATAAACAGGGGAGGTGTTCTCTCTATCAGAACGAGCCAGTACAAAGCTCCACCTGAAGGTATTGTAAGATTGATCATCGACGTTAACGGCGAACTTCTCAACTACAGTGCTTCACTCGATGGGAGACAACTCATTCTCGAGATGCAGACAGACCCCACCGGCATACCTTTTGCCGCATGGTCAGCAACCTCAGAATACGTTGTGCCGGTAATTACGGGCGGAGATGTGGCGCCGTTATCCTCTCCGGCACACTCAACACTTTCGGGACAGTCTATCATGACCTCTTCACGGGGTATCCGTATAAGTGAAGGACATCGCGAAGTAGATGACGGGTTCCCTGTGGAATGGTCAGGAGTAGGCGGACGAAGCATAACAATCGATGTGGTGGACGCAAGTCTGAGGACAGTTTTACGTGCGATTTCAGATGTCAGTGGATTGAACATAATGCTTCCGGAAGACTATACTGCGTCTGTTACTGCAAGGCTGCATAACGTTGGCTGGAGAGATGCTCTGACCGCAATTCTTAATTCACAGGGCCTTGTAGCCAGCATGCAGGGTAACGTATTGAGGGTAATGCCCAGAGAAAGTTTCTATACGGAGATAAACCAGATGGCTTCTACCCGTCATGAAAGAGAGAATCTCCAGGACCTCCAGACAGAAATATTCGTAATAAGGTATGCCACAGCGGAAAGTGTGAACAGCGCTCTCGCCACCGCTCTTTCCGAAAGAGGCCAGATTTCTGTTGATAACAGAACAAACTCCGTAATTATCACGGATATACCGTACAAACTAGAGGAAGTAGGCAGACTTCTTCCGGTACTTGACAGCCCTACCGCGCAGGTCATGATAGAGGCAAAACTGGTCGAGATAGATGCCAGCTATGCGAATGAAATGGGTATTGACTGGTCTCTCGGGAACCTTGCAAGGTCAAATAATCTCGCTCGAGGCAGTGCAAGTTCCAACGGTCTTGCAGTTGGTGACCCGACTGGTTCGATCTCTTTCGGTACGATTACGAGCATGTTCGATGTGAACGCGACTCTTTCGATGCTGGAATCACAGAATCACGCGCATATCCTGTCGGAACCGAGAATAGCGATTATCGACAATATGACCGGTACAGTTATGTCCGGTAAGGAAATACCGCTAACTCTGAAGGACCAGAGTAATAACGTTTATATATCGATGTACAGTATTGGAGTTGAACTCACGGTTACGCCACATATCAACGCTGACAATAATGTAACTCTTGAGCTCAATCCTGTTGTAAGCGAACTCTCAGGAGAAGCTACATCTGCGCAGCAGCCAATAATCCTGACTCAAAGCGCAAATACAACGCTTATGATAGACGACGGCTCCACAGCTGTTATCGGCGGAATAATGAGAAGCAAACGTACAACTGTCAGAAGGGCAATCCCGATACTTGGTCATATACCCTTACTCGGCAATCTGCTTTTCTCGTATAACTCCGAACGTGAGGACAGTACGGAACTTGTAATATTCGTTACACCGCACATTATCAGGCCTTACTAA
- a CDS encoding class I SAM-dependent methyltransferase, with translation MNPEVLLWEQYGPLFSFEERKIYPPDTMEIQFYQNFRKKHPGKCMELGAGDGRLTEYLDDGSQVIALEPSESMMNSWPPGLQHRTSRIRAIAQNIPLKNSTLDLVLFPYNGIHCILKRDERKLALREISSVLKSGGRFLAEACPRFHIRERESRKERYDFNENGTSQRLVESVSHDLERGLIVFDMEYSGTAVADERIDIRLELALISTGELLFDIRNEGLKIITIWGDYDLSPWDADCSPRLLVLAERDEK, from the coding sequence TTGAATCCGGAAGTACTTCTCTGGGAGCAGTACGGTCCTCTCTTTTCATTCGAGGAGAGAAAAATATATCCTCCGGATACAATGGAAATCCAATTCTACCAGAACTTTCGAAAGAAACACCCCGGGAAATGTATGGAACTCGGAGCCGGTGACGGCAGGTTGACGGAATATCTTGATGACGGCTCACAGGTCATTGCTCTTGAACCTTCCGAATCGATGATGAATTCATGGCCTCCGGGTTTGCAGCACCGTACATCTCGCATAAGGGCCATCGCACAGAACATCCCTTTGAAGAACTCTACGTTGGATCTGGTTCTATTTCCATACAATGGTATCCATTGCATTCTGAAGCGAGATGAAAGGAAGCTGGCTCTACGGGAGATAAGCTCAGTATTGAAATCCGGGGGGAGATTTCTTGCCGAAGCCTGTCCAAGGTTCCACATTCGCGAGCGGGAAAGTAGAAAAGAGAGATACGATTTCAATGAGAACGGTACTTCGCAGAGACTTGTCGAATCGGTAAGCCATGATCTGGAAAGGGGCCTGATAGTATTCGACATGGAATACTCAGGTACTGCCGTAGCTGATGAAAGGATAGACATCAGACTTGAACTGGCTCTCATATCAACTGGAGAGCTGCTTTTTGATATCAGGAACGAGGGACTGAAAATTATTACTATCTGGGGTGATTATGACCTTTCTCCCTGGGATGCGGATTGTTCACCAAGGCTTCTTGTACTGGCCGAGAGGGACGAAAAATAA
- a CDS encoding DUF523 domain-containing protein: MSGISLVSACLCGITCRYDGRSKPVDRFVRMLHSGECVPFCPEKLGGLTTPREPAILSGGDGFAVLDGTGSVILRDAKGDVTDEFVKGADLSVRYASVLNPEIIYLKEKSPSCGISCGDNMPGVAAAALIRSGFKVEAVD; this comes from the coding sequence ATGAGTGGCATCAGTCTTGTAAGTGCTTGCCTGTGCGGTATAACCTGCAGATACGATGGTAGATCAAAACCTGTTGACAGGTTCGTCAGGATGCTTCATTCCGGGGAATGTGTACCCTTCTGTCCGGAAAAACTCGGTGGCCTGACTACACCGAGAGAACCGGCAATTTTATCCGGTGGTGATGGCTTTGCGGTTCTTGATGGAACAGGATCGGTAATTCTCAGGGACGCTAAGGGAGACGTTACGGATGAATTCGTTAAAGGCGCTGATCTTTCGGTCAGGTACGCCTCAGTATTGAATCCTGAGATAATCTATCTCAAAGAGAAAAGCCCCTCCTGTGGAATAAGCTGCGGAGACAACATGCCAGGAGTCGCGGCAGCAGCTCTGATTAGGTCCGGTTTCAAGGTGGAGGCGGTGGATTGA
- a CDS encoding M23 family metallopeptidase produces MLILFSALLLTGISALFFQLGRMNTVNRSCDTRHDEITLVRGELYQLSERVMNLRSRFEEIVTREEQVLVAGAGLNLDFSVLLPKNVPVNEPPGDNMFRYIDDMEMEIMLMERLADAELMAYDSLAGYLMEKESELAHIPSIWPVDGIFVSDFGPRIDPFTGAVRIHKGIDLACVAGTPIYAPADGRVVFAGWTGGWGLNIVIRHSERVSTRYAHCSAACTVVGQEVDRGDLIARVGSTGRSVAPHVHYEVLIDGVQVDPEDYIIREGSDSAIF; encoded by the coding sequence ATGCTGATCCTTTTTTCAGCGCTTCTTCTAACCGGTATTTCGGCTCTGTTTTTTCAATTAGGCCGTATGAACACCGTAAACCGGTCATGCGATACAAGGCATGATGAAATCACACTTGTTCGCGGGGAATTGTACCAGCTTTCGGAACGTGTAATGAACCTGCGGTCACGGTTTGAAGAAATCGTAACCAGGGAGGAACAGGTTCTTGTCGCAGGTGCCGGGCTTAACCTTGATTTTTCTGTACTTCTTCCAAAGAATGTTCCTGTGAACGAACCACCGGGTGATAACATGTTCAGGTATATAGATGATATGGAAATGGAAATAATGCTCATGGAGAGATTGGCCGATGCTGAACTGATGGCCTACGATTCCCTTGCCGGATATTTAATGGAAAAGGAAAGCGAACTGGCGCACATTCCATCCATCTGGCCTGTAGATGGCATTTTTGTAAGCGATTTTGGGCCTCGGATAGATCCATTTACGGGAGCTGTACGAATACATAAAGGAATTGATCTTGCATGCGTTGCAGGAACACCGATATATGCCCCTGCGGACGGTAGAGTTGTTTTTGCCGGCTGGACCGGTGGATGGGGTCTGAACATCGTCATCAGGCATTCGGAAAGGGTTTCTACCAGATACGCTCATTGTTCGGCAGCGTGTACTGTTGTTGGTCAGGAAGTTGACAGGGGAGATCTGATAGCGAGAGTGGGATCAACGGGCAGATCGGTTGCCCCGCATGTTCATTACGAAGTTCTGATTGATGGAGTTCAGGTTGATCCGGAGGATTACATCATCCGGGAGGGATCAGATTCAGCAATCTTTTAA
- a CDS encoding RsmD family RNA methyltransferase: MIRLGRGKWKGHILRPSSKLCRPTSSLVRGAFLDIAGRDLIDSAVVWDLCAGSGAVGLEALSWGASHCVFIDRNPRSASFIRGFLSEHDSDDEATIITGDFKNYINRMDSVPDVVFIDPPYEYNRLYEWISSLDWNSILSSHGTVFVECGPETAMRKNWNRRKYGDSYLNWKRMKDVR, encoded by the coding sequence GTGATCAGACTGGGGCGGGGAAAGTGGAAAGGTCACATTCTCCGCCCTTCTTCCAAACTGTGCAGGCCAACTTCATCATTGGTTCGTGGCGCTTTTCTGGATATAGCTGGAAGGGATCTCATAGATTCCGCTGTTGTATGGGATCTCTGTGCCGGCAGCGGGGCTGTGGGACTTGAAGCCCTGAGCTGGGGAGCTTCGCATTGTGTATTTATCGACAGGAATCCCCGTTCAGCATCGTTCATCCGTGGTTTCCTCAGTGAGCACGATTCCGATGATGAAGCTACTATCATCACTGGAGATTTTAAGAATTATATTAACAGAATGGATTCCGTGCCTGATGTTGTTTTCATCGATCCTCCATATGAATACAACAGGTTGTACGAATGGATAAGTTCCCTGGATTGGAACAGTATCCTGTCATCGCATGGAACTGTTTTCGTTGAATGCGGACCTGAAACAGCTATGCGGAAAAACTGGAACAGAAGGAAGTACGGAGACAGTTACCTGAACTGGAAAAGAATGAAGGATGTACGATGA
- the coaD gene encoding pantetheine-phosphate adenylyltransferase translates to MKIVYPGTFDPLTLGHIDIIRRAGRIFSDIEIAVVTRSSKSLCFPVEDRVRLIRESLDETGMKSIKVTAFDSLLIEYMKTMDYHTFIRGLRANSDFEYEFQMQLMNRRLAPEITGLYLMPSEDMMYLSSTLVKEIAKYGGDLSTMVTTCVERALLDYFGHRSDTTNG, encoded by the coding sequence ATGAAAATAGTCTATCCTGGCACATTTGATCCTTTAACTCTCGGACATATTGATATAATCAGAAGGGCAGGAAGGATATTCAGTGACATTGAAATTGCCGTTGTGACCCGTTCTTCAAAATCACTCTGTTTCCCTGTTGAAGATAGGGTAAGGCTTATCAGGGAATCCCTTGATGAGACCGGGATGAAAAGTATAAAGGTAACCGCATTCGATTCACTGCTGATTGAATATATGAAGACAATGGATTATCACACTTTCATAAGAGGTCTTCGAGCCAATTCAGATTTTGAATACGAGTTTCAGATGCAGCTGATGAATCGAAGACTGGCACCTGAGATAACGGGGCTTTATCTTATGCCTTCGGAAGATATGATGTATTTATCTTCTACACTTGTAAAAGAGATTGCGAAATATGGAGGAGACCTTTCAACAATGGTTACAACCTGCGTAGAAAGAGCTTTATTGGACTATTTTGGACACCGATCTGATACAACGAATGGATGA
- a CDS encoding SIS domain-containing protein: MLKEIRTYLNQVSALALKIPSENIEELVGIILKAYENGRKIFVFGNGGGSATSSHFVCDLAKGTVTPGKPRLKAISLSVNIPLITAWANDTDYTNTFGEQLKNLVEKKDVVIGLSGSGMSPNVINAFRVANKAGAISVLFSGFNGGEAVNIAKNSIVVPSDDMQQIEDIHLILCHIVFRMVRDRISEG; this comes from the coding sequence ATGCTGAAAGAAATACGCACATATCTTAACCAGGTAAGTGCTCTCGCTTTGAAGATCCCATCGGAGAATATTGAAGAGCTGGTCGGAATCATACTTAAGGCTTACGAGAATGGCAGAAAGATCTTTGTTTTCGGTAACGGTGGAGGATCGGCCACTTCAAGTCATTTTGTCTGTGATCTCGCGAAGGGTACCGTAACTCCGGGAAAACCAAGATTGAAAGCTATCAGTCTGTCAGTAAATATTCCTCTTATAACCGCATGGGCGAACGATACCGATTACACTAATACATTCGGCGAACAGCTCAAAAATCTTGTTGAAAAAAAAGATGTAGTTATCGGCCTTTCCGGAAGCGGAATGAGCCCTAATGTCATAAACGCTTTCAGAGTAGCCAATAAAGCAGGCGCGATATCTGTACTGTTTTCGGGTTTCAATGGTGGAGAAGCTGTAAATATCGCTAAGAACTCAATAGTAGTCCCCAGTGATGATATGCAGCAGATCGAAGATATCCATCTGATACTCTGCCATATAGTATTCAGAATGGTTCGTGATAGAATCAGTGAAGGTTAA
- a CDS encoding NDP-sugar synthase has protein sequence MKAMVLCAGYGTRLQPLTDIVPKPLVRIAGFTLIHDILLHLASEGIDTAVVNGSWKADMLEDYLKNTDLPLRILFQREDKPLGTAGAVRKALPLLGEEFLVVYGDNLTRQPVAPLLKLHSRLDSEVTIALAPTGEPSSKGIVLTEPDGKVLNFREKPPNEVAKSNLANSGLYVCRRSAVEHLREGDFSDFGNDVFALLLKEGRILAADSPGGYTRDIGTGNSYLIACHDVLSGRLTPYANNGNIRNGKLIENSQTYDDIELKGTIWIEEGSLISKGCTLENCVILSGSTIGWNCALKNSLVMPETEIPEGTIADDKYLKVF, from the coding sequence ATGAAGGCAATGGTTTTATGCGCTGGCTACGGCACAAGACTGCAGCCTCTGACGGATATTGTTCCAAAACCTCTTGTGAGGATAGCAGGTTTTACTCTTATCCATGACATACTTCTTCACCTGGCTTCAGAGGGAATCGATACAGCTGTTGTAAACGGCTCCTGGAAGGCGGATATGCTTGAGGATTACCTGAAAAACACTGATCTCCCTCTGAGAATCCTGTTCCAGAGGGAAGATAAACCACTTGGTACAGCCGGAGCGGTCCGGAAAGCCCTTCCACTCCTTGGGGAAGAATTTCTTGTTGTCTACGGAGACAATCTTACAAGACAACCAGTAGCACCGCTTTTAAAGCTTCATTCACGGTTGGATTCCGAAGTTACAATTGCCCTCGCTCCTACAGGAGAACCCTCCAGCAAGGGTATAGTCCTGACAGAACCCGACGGAAAGGTATTGAATTTCCGTGAAAAACCTCCCAACGAGGTTGCTAAGTCAAATCTTGCTAATTCAGGTTTATACGTCTGCAGAAGATCAGCAGTTGAGCATCTGCGCGAAGGAGATTTTTCCGATTTCGGAAATGATGTATTTGCCCTTCTCCTTAAGGAAGGAAGAATCCTTGCCGCTGATTCTCCGGGAGGGTACACAAGAGATATCGGGACTGGAAATAGCTATCTTATTGCCTGTCATGATGTTCTATCCGGTAGACTAACACCGTATGCGAACAATGGTAATATCCGGAATGGCAAATTAATCGAAAACAGCCAGACCTACGATGATATCGAACTCAAAGGTACAATATGGATTGAAGAGGGCTCTCTGATCTCAAAAGGTTGCACTCTTGAGAATTGTGTTATACTTTCCGGCTCGACCATCGGCTGGAACTGCGCATTGAAGAATTCGCTTGTAATGCCAGAAACAGAAATACCTGAAGGCACCATAGCTGATGATAAATATCTGAAAGTGTTCTGA
- a CDS encoding pyridoxal phosphate-dependent aminotransferase — translation MNYSRTIMSLSPSATLQLSAKAKELKKSGRDIVSLSAGQPDFPTPAPIAWAGINAIREGKTGYTASTGIPELKEAVARSYSARRNIEWKSENVVVSNGAKHGLANLIRSAINPGDRVLLPRPYWVSYPEMVKASGGIPVYPKENINPEEILKASDQGAVGILINYPSNPSGYVPSEDEIKSIADAIVETDMWVISDDIYEDLVYIEGGTPHILDYRPELKKRTAVVSGVSKTYAMTGWRIGYSLTNVEWAKISGVLQAHSTSNPCSISQWAALAALEGKAESERKEMHRCFLRRRDLMCSLLSVEDDLQFERPEGAFYVFPRLTVCTEIDTESFCNELLDNEGLAVIPGSAFGAEGYIRLSFAASDDDIREGVKRLRRFLHRRYNT, via the coding sequence ATGAATTACTCAAGAACCATAATGTCACTATCGCCTTCAGCTACACTTCAATTGAGCGCGAAGGCAAAGGAATTGAAGAAATCGGGAAGGGATATAGTATCACTTTCCGCAGGACAACCTGATTTTCCAACGCCTGCGCCAATCGCATGGGCCGGTATTAACGCAATACGGGAAGGAAAAACCGGGTACACTGCAAGCACCGGAATCCCTGAACTGAAAGAAGCTGTAGCGAGGAGCTATTCAGCAAGAAGGAACATTGAATGGAAATCTGAGAATGTGGTTGTAAGCAATGGCGCGAAGCATGGCCTGGCGAATCTCATCAGATCCGCAATTAATCCTGGAGACAGAGTATTACTGCCAAGGCCGTACTGGGTCAGTTATCCTGAGATGGTCAAGGCTTCAGGAGGGATACCCGTATATCCGAAAGAGAATATCAATCCTGAAGAAATACTTAAAGCTTCGGACCAGGGCGCAGTAGGTATTCTGATCAACTACCCTTCGAACCCTTCCGGTTACGTTCCATCCGAAGATGAAATTAAAAGCATAGCCGATGCAATAGTTGAGACCGATATGTGGGTTATCTCGGATGATATTTACGAGGATCTTGTTTACATCGAAGGTGGAACTCCCCATATACTTGATTACAGACCGGAACTAAAGAAGAGGACCGCTGTTGTATCGGGTGTATCGAAAACCTACGCAATGACGGGATGGCGCATCGGGTACTCGCTTACAAATGTTGAATGGGCAAAAATCTCCGGTGTACTTCAGGCTCATTCCACATCAAACCCATGTTCCATTTCCCAGTGGGCTGCACTGGCAGCGCTTGAAGGCAAAGCCGAGAGTGAAAGAAAAGAAATGCACAGATGCTTCCTGAGAAGAAGGGATCTGATGTGTTCTTTACTTTCGGTCGAAGATGACTTACAATTTGAGAGACCGGAAGGGGCGTTTTACGTGTTTCCCCGATTGACTGTATGTACTGAGATTGATACTGAGAGTTTTTGTAATGAACTTCTGGACAATGAAGGTCTGGCTGTCATACCGGGTTCTGCGTTTGGAGCGGAAGGATATATCAGATTATCCTTTGCGGCATCCGATGATGATATTCGGGAAGGTGTGAAAAGATTGAGAAGATTTCTGCACAGGAGGTATAACACATGA
- a CDS encoding type 4a pilus biogenesis protein PilO, which produces MNAYLRDPRSYILIVGVLLVAALLYLYPREFSSEITEKIERAEQNLNMKRAELSSLQSGTASDMAITEQEINRLNQQLAELDRYLPRSYDQDEVLDMLTENAENSGLQINTLTPLPPSTQGDYLVYGWQVQLSGRFHRLGVFLDQLTQQMMITSVSDLTVIQKKASDGSYDNMEANFTVSAFVQP; this is translated from the coding sequence ATGAATGCCTATCTCAGAGACCCCAGGTCCTATATTCTAATAGTCGGTGTTCTTCTTGTAGCGGCTCTGCTATATCTATATCCCAGGGAGTTCTCTTCCGAAATAACTGAGAAAATTGAGAGGGCCGAACAGAATTTGAATATGAAAAGAGCCGAACTCAGTTCACTCCAGTCGGGAACCGCATCGGATATGGCAATAACCGAACAGGAGATCAACCGCCTTAATCAACAGCTTGCTGAACTCGATAGATATCTTCCCAGAAGCTACGACCAGGATGAAGTACTGGATATGCTGACGGAGAATGCGGAGAACAGCGGTTTGCAGATTAATACTCTCACTCCTCTTCCGCCAAGTACGCAGGGGGATTATCTTGTGTACGGATGGCAGGTTCAGCTCTCTGGACGATTTCATAGACTTGGTGTTTTTCTTGATCAGTTGACTCAGCAGATGATGATAACTTCGGTTTCAGATCTGACTGTAATACAGAAGAAGGCTTCAGACGGAAGCTACGATAACATGGAGGCGAATTTCACAGTTTCAGCCTTCGTCCAGCCGTAG